From a region of the Streptomyces tirandamycinicus genome:
- a CDS encoding SsgA family sporulation/cell division regulator: protein MSHTVESPSVVEHAKARIINDAPHYRSVPVALRYEPGGDPDAVRCVFPSGTEWAFRRELLEAGLRAPARGGPVAVWPCGRAQVVVEFHSPDGVSVIQFDAHPLVRFLHRTHEEAAAPATRV, encoded by the coding sequence ATGTCTCACACTGTCGAGAGCCCCTCGGTTGTCGAACACGCCAAGGCCCGGATCATCAACGACGCCCCCCACTACCGGTCGGTGCCGGTGGCCCTCCGCTACGAGCCCGGCGGGGATCCCGACGCGGTGCGGTGCGTCTTCCCCAGCGGCACCGAATGGGCGTTCCGCCGCGAGCTCCTGGAGGCGGGGCTGCGCGCACCGGCCCGCGGGGGTCCGGTGGCCGTCTGGCCCTGCGGGCGTGCCCAGGTGGTCGTCGAGTTCCATTCGCCGGACGGGGTGTCGGTGATCCAGTTCGACGCCCACCCCCTCGTGCGCTTCCTGCACCGCACGCACGAGGAAGCGGCCGCGCCGGCAACGAGGGTGTGA
- a CDS encoding SDR family oxidoreductase: MTRGSLEGQVAVVTGAARGVGELLARKLSARGAKVALVGLEPDELKAVAGRLHGECDHWHADVTDHVAMTRVAREVKERFGKVDIVVANAGVASGGPFADSDPEAWRRVIEVNLIGSAVTCRAFLPVLVESRGYFLQIASLAAITAAPMMTAYCASKSGVEAFAHSLRAEVGHKGVKVGVGYLSWTDTDMVRGADLHDVMRELRQRLPWPSNRTYPLGPAVDRLVAGIERRSAHVYAQWWLRGMQSVRGGLPSLIGLVGRREMRRFEPRLGGMRTGLVGAGGAADERERTERN, translated from the coding sequence ATGACCAGGGGCAGCCTCGAAGGGCAGGTGGCCGTGGTGACCGGAGCCGCCCGCGGCGTCGGCGAGTTGCTGGCCCGCAAACTCTCCGCACGCGGGGCCAAGGTCGCCCTCGTCGGACTGGAGCCGGACGAACTCAAGGCGGTCGCCGGGCGGTTGCACGGAGAGTGCGACCACTGGCACGCCGACGTCACCGACCATGTCGCGATGACGCGGGTGGCCCGTGAGGTCAAGGAGCGTTTCGGCAAGGTCGACATCGTCGTCGCCAACGCCGGTGTGGCGTCGGGAGGCCCGTTCGCGGACTCCGACCCGGAGGCGTGGCGGCGGGTCATCGAGGTCAACCTCATCGGGAGCGCGGTCACCTGCCGGGCCTTCCTGCCGGTCCTGGTCGAGTCCCGCGGCTACTTCCTCCAGATCGCCTCGCTCGCCGCGATCACCGCGGCGCCGATGATGACGGCGTACTGCGCCTCCAAGTCGGGGGTCGAGGCCTTCGCCCACAGCCTGCGGGCCGAAGTGGGCCACAAGGGCGTGAAGGTGGGCGTCGGCTATCTGTCCTGGACCGACACGGACATGGTGCGCGGGGCCGACCTGCACGACGTGATGCGGGAACTGCGGCAGCGGCTCCCGTGGCCGTCGAACCGCACCTACCCGCTCGGACCGGCCGTGGACCGGCTCGTCGCCGGGATCGAGCGGCGCTCCGCCCATGTGTACGCGCAGTGGTGGCTGCGCGGGATGCAGTCGGTCCGCGGCGGCCTTCCGAGCCTCATCGGGCTGGTGGGCCGGCGTGAGATGAGGCGTTTCGAGCCGCGGCTCGGCGGGATGCGGACGGGGCTCGTGGGCGCCGGCGGGGCCGCTGACGAGCGGGAACGTACGGAGCGTAACTGA
- a CDS encoding S41 family peptidase: protein MSDDVAYLRFPHLHADLLCFAAEDDLWIAPLVPAGESPGRAWRVTVDRTRVGHPRFSPDGSLIAYTTWRSLDPEVHLAPVGGGPARRLSYWGSTDTRVCGWDPDGNILAVSSHGQPFSYFSWAYKLPTDGDPGKRLPWGPVSDISVADAGGQHRTLLLTGKPPHEPAGWKRYRGGAMGRLYLHGERLLADIGGHLDCPMFVGGRIAFLSDHEGVGNLYSCLPDGTDLRRHTDHDAFYARHASSDGSRIVYQCAGDLWIVEDLAPGSQPRKLDVWLGGPRAGRRRHQVPAASNVAGLSVDTTGRASAVVVRGSLYWLTHRDGPARTIADTPGVRVRLPVMLGSGGGQVAYVTDADGEDAVEIAYLPRASGHRPPRRLASGRLGRVLEMVSDPAGERLAIASHDGRLLLITVAEEEGAEAVRGAGTGGEASGAGASGTETSGTEASGAGPSGTGASGTEASGAGPSATDASGTDASATDASGAASGAASGGADSGSADGSAGSGEGVVTELIRSVNGPVRDLAFSPRGNWLAWSHPFIGRSLRQIKMARIDGPGPRTVVDVTNGRFEDESPVFTRDGRYLAFLSWRGFDPVYDVHTGDLSFPLGCRPYLVPLSSATPSPFALLPDGRPAAGGLDPAEADIGEGAAMVEVEGLESRVTPFPVAASKYSSLHPVAGGGLVWLRWPISGALGETFANPADPSHRPTLEYFDIPKARRTELVAHLDWFAVSGDGSRLVVFDDGELRAVPATESGDSDSTVYLDMRRILHEVDPPAEWRGAYQEAGRLIRDYYWDPGMCGIDWDAVLDQYRPLLERVASPDEFADLLREVLGELGTSHAYVTPARRNEGPPHYQRAMGLLGTNLARREEGWTVVRILPGDSSDSKARSPLAGTGIREGAVLTHVDGRPVDPVTGPYPLLAAAGGTTVELTFRPAEGEGPPRRVAIVPLIDERPLRYQDWVAKRRAVVREMSGGECGYLHIPDLGGSGWAQFNRDLRMEVSRPSLIVDVRGNAGGHISELVMEQLTRKILGWDLTRNAQPVSYTSNAPRGPIVALADEATSSDGDMITAAFKLLGVGPVVGQRTWGGVVGMTGRHRLVDGTVITVPMNAAWFDAYGWSVENHGVEPDIFAERPPLHWAEGKRTDLDTAVQVALDRLAKDPAKTPPGYDDVPDRRRPPLPPRH from the coding sequence GTGAGTGACGACGTCGCGTATCTCCGCTTCCCGCATCTCCACGCCGACTTGCTCTGCTTCGCGGCCGAGGACGACCTCTGGATCGCCCCCCTGGTCCCGGCGGGCGAGAGTCCCGGCCGGGCCTGGCGGGTCACCGTCGACCGGACACGGGTCGGGCACCCCCGCTTCTCCCCGGACGGAAGCCTCATCGCCTACACGACCTGGCGCAGCCTGGACCCGGAGGTCCATCTGGCACCGGTCGGCGGCGGACCGGCACGCCGCCTCAGCTACTGGGGCTCGACCGACACCCGGGTCTGCGGCTGGGACCCGGACGGCAACATCCTCGCGGTCTCCTCGCACGGCCAGCCCTTCTCCTACTTCTCCTGGGCCTACAAGCTGCCCACGGACGGCGACCCGGGAAAGCGCCTGCCCTGGGGGCCGGTGTCCGACATCTCCGTCGCCGACGCCGGCGGGCAGCACCGCACCCTGCTGCTCACCGGGAAGCCACCGCACGAGCCGGCCGGGTGGAAGCGCTACCGGGGCGGCGCCATGGGGCGGCTCTATCTGCACGGCGAACGGCTGCTCGCGGACATCGGCGGCCATCTCGACTGCCCGATGTTCGTGGGCGGCCGCATCGCGTTCCTCTCGGACCACGAAGGCGTCGGGAACCTGTACTCCTGCCTGCCCGACGGCACGGATCTGCGCCGGCACACCGACCACGACGCCTTCTACGCCCGGCACGCCTCCAGCGACGGCAGCCGGATCGTCTACCAGTGCGCCGGCGACCTGTGGATCGTGGAGGACCTGGCGCCCGGCTCCCAACCGCGGAAGCTGGACGTCTGGCTCGGCGGCCCGCGCGCCGGACGGCGGCGCCACCAGGTCCCCGCCGCCAGCAACGTCGCCGGCCTCTCCGTCGACACCACCGGCCGTGCCAGTGCGGTCGTCGTCCGCGGCAGCCTGTACTGGCTGACCCACCGCGACGGGCCGGCGCGCACCATCGCCGACACCCCGGGCGTCCGGGTACGGCTGCCGGTGATGCTGGGCAGCGGCGGCGGGCAGGTCGCGTACGTCACGGACGCGGACGGCGAGGACGCCGTCGAGATCGCGTACCTGCCCCGGGCCAGCGGCCACCGGCCGCCCCGGCGGCTGGCGTCGGGACGGCTGGGCCGGGTGCTGGAGATGGTCTCCGACCCGGCCGGGGAGCGGCTCGCGATCGCCTCGCACGACGGGCGGCTGCTGCTGATCACGGTGGCGGAGGAGGAGGGGGCCGAGGCGGTACGGGGGGCGGGGACGGGGGGCGAGGCGTCCGGAGCCGGCGCGTCCGGGACCGAGACGTCCGGGACCGAGGCGTCCGGAGCCGGCCCGTCCGGCACCGGCGCGTCCGGCACCGAGGCGTCCGGAGCAGGCCCGTCCGCGACCGATGCATCCGGCACCGACGCGTCCGCCACCGACGCGTCCGGAGCCGCGTCCGGAGCCGCGTCCGGCGGTGCGGATTCCGGATCGGCGGACGGGAGCGCAGGCTCCGGCGAGGGCGTCGTCACCGAACTGATCCGCTCCGTGAACGGCCCCGTGCGCGATCTCGCCTTCTCCCCCCGGGGGAACTGGCTCGCCTGGTCGCACCCCTTCATCGGCCGCTCCCTGCGGCAGATCAAGATGGCCCGCATCGACGGCCCCGGCCCCCGCACCGTCGTCGACGTCACCAACGGCCGCTTCGAGGACGAGTCCCCCGTCTTCACCCGCGACGGCCGCTACCTGGCGTTCCTGTCCTGGCGCGGCTTCGACCCGGTGTACGACGTGCACACCGGCGACCTGTCCTTCCCGCTGGGCTGCCGCCCCTATCTCGTACCGCTGTCGTCGGCGACGCCGTCGCCGTTCGCGCTGCTGCCCGACGGACGGCCGGCGGCCGGCGGGCTCGACCCCGCCGAGGCCGACATCGGGGAGGGCGCGGCGATGGTGGAGGTGGAGGGGCTGGAGAGCCGGGTCACTCCGTTCCCCGTGGCCGCCTCCAAGTACTCCTCCCTGCACCCCGTCGCGGGCGGCGGTCTGGTCTGGTTGCGATGGCCGATCTCGGGCGCGCTCGGCGAGACGTTCGCCAACCCCGCCGACCCCTCGCACCGGCCGACTTTGGAGTACTTCGACATCCCCAAGGCGCGCAGGACCGAACTCGTCGCGCACCTCGACTGGTTCGCGGTCAGCGGCGACGGTTCCCGGCTGGTGGTCTTCGACGACGGCGAGCTGCGCGCCGTACCGGCGACCGAGTCCGGCGACAGCGACTCCACGGTCTATCTCGACATGCGCCGGATCCTGCACGAGGTGGACCCGCCCGCGGAGTGGCGCGGCGCGTACCAGGAGGCCGGCCGGCTCATCCGCGACTACTACTGGGACCCGGGCATGTGCGGGATCGACTGGGACGCCGTGCTGGACCAGTACCGCCCGCTGCTCGAACGGGTCGCCTCCCCCGACGAGTTCGCCGATCTGCTCCGTGAGGTGCTCGGCGAACTGGGCACGTCGCACGCCTACGTCACGCCCGCGCGCCGCAACGAGGGACCTCCCCACTACCAGCGGGCGATGGGCCTGCTCGGCACCAACCTGGCACGCAGGGAGGAGGGCTGGACCGTGGTCCGGATCCTGCCCGGCGACTCCTCGGACTCCAAGGCGCGGTCCCCGCTCGCGGGCACCGGGATCCGCGAGGGCGCCGTGCTGACGCACGTCGACGGACGCCCGGTGGACCCGGTGACCGGCCCGTACCCGCTGCTGGCCGCGGCAGGGGGGACGACCGTGGAGCTGACCTTCCGGCCCGCCGAGGGCGAGGGCCCGCCGCGGCGGGTGGCGATCGTGCCGCTGATCGACGAACGCCCCCTGCGCTACCAGGACTGGGTCGCCAAACGGCGTGCGGTGGTACGGGAGATGAGCGGCGGCGAGTGCGGCTACCTGCACATCCCCGATCTCGGCGGGTCGGGCTGGGCCCAGTTCAACCGCGACCTGCGGATGGAGGTGTCACGGCCGTCGCTGATCGTGGACGTGCGCGGCAACGCGGGCGGCCACATCAGCGAGCTGGTCATGGAGCAGCTGACGCGCAAGATCCTGGGCTGGGACCTGACGCGGAACGCGCAGCCGGTCTCGTACACCTCGAACGCCCCGCGCGGACCGATCGTGGCGCTCGCCGACGAGGCGACCTCCTCAGACGGGGACATGATCACGGCGGCGTTCAAGCTGCTGGGCGTGGGCCCCGTGGTGGGCCAGCGGACCTGGGGCGGTGTGGTCGGCATGACCGGCCGGCACCGGCTCGTGGACGGGACGGTGATCACGGTGCCGATGAACGCCGCGTGGTTCGACGCGTACGGCTGGTCGGTGGAGAACCACGGCGTCGAGCCGGACATCTTCGCCGAACGGCCGCCGCTGCACTGGGCCGAGGGCAAGCGCACCGATCTCGACACCGCGGTCCAGGTCGCGCTGGACCGGCTCGCGAAGGATCCGGCCAAGACCCCTCCGGGGTACGACGACGTCCCCGACCGGCGCCGCCCCCCGCTGCCGCCGCGTCACTGA
- a CDS encoding energy-coupling factor ABC transporter permease codes for MHVPDGFIDLPVSAAAGVAAAGAVAVSLRGARRELSGTAHSGGHGGERTAPLAGLVAAFIFAVQMLNFPVAAGTSGHLLGGALAAILVGPYTGVLCISVVLLLQGVLFADGGLTALGVNILVMGVVTAVVAYTLFRALVRVLPRKRRSVTVATFVAALVSVPASAIAFTLLYAIGGTTDVPVGTVLGAMTGVHLLIGVGEAVITALTVGTVLAVRPDLVHGARGLSAPLKLRVDGELVDASPAAVPAPAASPRPVLFAGLVISLVLAGFVSFYASADPDGLERVAADKGFDRKVEDHGAAGSPLADYGVSGFDDARVSGGLAGVIGVGATLAVGTGVFLVVRRRRLDTTEAGKETVRA; via the coding sequence ATGCATGTCCCCGACGGATTCATCGACCTCCCCGTCTCCGCCGCGGCGGGGGTCGCCGCCGCCGGTGCCGTCGCCGTGAGCCTGCGCGGCGCCCGCCGGGAGCTTTCCGGCACCGCCCATTCCGGAGGCCACGGGGGAGAGCGGACCGCGCCGCTCGCGGGGCTCGTCGCCGCGTTCATCTTCGCCGTCCAGATGCTCAACTTCCCCGTGGCGGCCGGGACCAGCGGCCATCTGCTCGGCGGGGCACTCGCGGCGATCCTCGTCGGGCCGTACACCGGGGTGCTGTGCATATCCGTGGTCCTGCTGCTCCAGGGCGTCCTCTTCGCCGACGGCGGCCTGACGGCGCTCGGCGTCAACATCCTGGTCATGGGCGTGGTCACGGCCGTCGTCGCCTACACCCTGTTCCGCGCCCTGGTACGGGTACTGCCCCGGAAGCGCAGGTCGGTGACGGTCGCCACCTTCGTCGCGGCCCTGGTCTCGGTGCCGGCGTCCGCCATCGCCTTCACGCTCCTCTACGCGATCGGCGGCACCACCGACGTGCCCGTCGGCACGGTCCTCGGCGCGATGACCGGCGTCCACCTCCTCATCGGCGTCGGCGAGGCCGTGATCACGGCGCTGACCGTCGGCACCGTCCTCGCCGTGCGGCCCGACCTCGTCCACGGCGCCCGCGGGCTGTCCGCGCCACTCAAGCTGCGTGTGGACGGCGAACTGGTCGACGCCTCGCCCGCCGCCGTGCCCGCACCCGCCGCCTCCCCGCGTCCGGTGCTGTTCGCCGGACTGGTGATCTCCCTGGTCCTGGCCGGATTCGTCTCCTTCTACGCCTCCGCCGACCCCGACGGTCTGGAGCGGGTCGCGGCCGACAAGGGCTTCGACCGGAAGGTGGAGGACCACGGCGCCGCCGGCTCCCCGCTCGCCGACTACGGCGTCAGCGGATTCGACGACGCCCGGGTCTCCGGCGGCCTCGCGGGAGTGATCGGCGTCGGCGCGACGCTGGCGGTGGGCACCGGCGTCTTCCTCGTGGTCCGCCGTCGCCGCCTCGACACCACCGAGGCCGGCAAGGAAACCGTGCGGGCCTGA
- the cbiQ gene encoding cobalt ECF transporter T component CbiQ, protein MSTGHAHKLYRHGHSPVHRLPPHCKIAAALGFVLVVVSTPREAVWAFGLYALLLAAVAAAARVPAGFVLRRMVIEVPFVAFALLMPFLVPGERTEWLGVSLSVPGLWGAWNILAKGTLGVATSVLLASTTELRSLLLGLQRLRLPPLMVQIASFMVRYGDVIADEMRRMAIARRSRGFEARGVRHWGVLAKSAGALFIRSYERGERVHLAMLSRGYTGTMPVIDEVAASRAQWAYAAALPCSALAVCLLGWTL, encoded by the coding sequence ATGAGCACGGGGCACGCGCACAAGCTCTACCGGCACGGGCACTCACCGGTCCACCGGCTGCCGCCGCACTGCAAGATCGCCGCGGCCCTCGGCTTCGTGCTGGTCGTGGTCTCCACCCCCCGCGAGGCGGTCTGGGCCTTCGGCCTGTACGCGCTGCTGCTGGCCGCCGTCGCCGCGGCGGCCCGCGTCCCGGCGGGCTTCGTGCTGCGCCGCATGGTGATCGAGGTCCCGTTCGTTGCCTTCGCGCTGCTGATGCCCTTCCTGGTGCCGGGCGAGCGCACCGAGTGGCTCGGCGTCTCCCTGTCCGTGCCGGGCCTGTGGGGCGCCTGGAACATCCTCGCCAAGGGGACGCTGGGCGTCGCCACCTCCGTCCTCCTCGCCTCGACCACCGAGCTGCGCTCCCTGCTGCTCGGACTGCAGCGGCTGCGGCTGCCGCCGCTGATGGTGCAGATCGCGTCCTTCATGGTCCGCTACGGCGATGTCATCGCCGACGAGATGCGGCGCATGGCCATCGCCCGGCGCTCGCGCGGCTTCGAGGCCCGCGGGGTGCGCCACTGGGGCGTGCTCGCGAAGTCCGCGGGCGCGCTGTTCATCCGCTCCTACGAGCGCGGCGAACGGGTGCACCTGGCGATGCTCAGCCGCGGCTACACCGGCACCATGCCCGTCATCGACGAGGTCGCCGCGTCCCGCGCCCAGTGGGCGTACGCGGCCGCACTCCCCTGCTCGGCACTCGCCGTCTGTCTGCTTGGCTGGACCCTATGA
- a CDS encoding MMPL family transporter — MATFLYKLGRFAFRRRRLVALLWVGLFALAGVAASSAPTAASSSFSIPGTEAQKAFDLLDERFPGTSADGATARVVFKAPDGEKMTDPAHRAEVGKAVAELRSGSDQVASVVDPYQAKAVSRDGTIAYTQVSYKVSGMELTDKDREALTEAGEQAREAGLTVEIGGDALLAAPETGASEVIGVGVAAVVLVITFGSLVAAGLPLLTAIIGVGIGVSTITALASTLDLGSTTATLATMIGLAVGIDYALFIVSRYRAELAEGRDHEEAAGRATGTAGSAVVFAGLTVVIALVGLAVVNIPMLSKMGFAAAGTVAIAVLIALTLIPALLGFAGKRVLGRKARKQTAPADDKPNMGTRWARFVLRRPVAVLLAGVVGLGAVAVPAASLEMGLPDDGSQPTSTTQRKAYDLLSEGFGPGFNGPLLVVVDGDKAAADGAAKDIAGLDGVAAVTPATYNKAGDTAMITVIPEDRPSSTETEDLVRTIRDTTGDEVHVTGATAMNIDFSQRMNDALAPYLALVVGLAFLLLMVVFRSVLVPLKAALGFLLSVVAALGAVVAVFQWGWLGSLFGVEQTGPIMSMMPIFMVGVVFGLAMDYEVFLVTRMREAFVHGERPGQAIVTGFRHGARVVTAAAVIMIAVFAGFIGSGEQMVKMIGFGLAIAVFFDAFVVRMAIVPAVLALLGGKAWWLPRWLDRVLPSVDVEGEKLGDAGAPAGDGGKERELVGT, encoded by the coding sequence GTGGCCACCTTCCTCTACAAACTCGGGCGGTTCGCCTTCCGGCGCCGACGGCTCGTCGCGCTGCTGTGGGTAGGGCTGTTCGCCCTCGCCGGAGTCGCCGCCTCGTCCGCGCCGACCGCCGCGTCAAGTTCCTTCTCCATACCGGGTACTGAGGCCCAGAAGGCCTTCGACCTGCTCGACGAGCGCTTCCCCGGCACCAGTGCCGACGGTGCGACCGCGCGCGTCGTCTTCAAGGCGCCCGACGGCGAGAAGATGACGGACCCCGCCCACCGGGCCGAGGTCGGGAAGGCCGTCGCCGAGCTCAGGTCCGGATCGGACCAGGTCGCCTCGGTCGTCGACCCCTACCAGGCCAAGGCGGTCAGCCGGGACGGCACCATCGCCTACACCCAGGTCTCCTACAAGGTCAGCGGCATGGAGCTGACCGACAAGGACCGGGAGGCCCTCACCGAGGCCGGGGAGCAGGCCAGGGAGGCGGGGCTGACCGTCGAGATCGGCGGTGACGCCCTGCTGGCCGCCCCGGAGACCGGCGCGTCCGAGGTCATCGGCGTCGGCGTCGCCGCGGTGGTCCTCGTCATCACCTTCGGTTCGCTGGTCGCGGCCGGGCTCCCGCTGCTCACCGCCATCATCGGCGTCGGCATCGGCGTCTCCACCATCACGGCGCTCGCCAGCACCCTCGACCTCGGCTCCACCACGGCCACCCTCGCCACGATGATCGGCCTCGCCGTCGGTATCGACTACGCGCTCTTCATCGTCTCGCGCTACCGGGCCGAGCTCGCCGAGGGACGCGACCACGAGGAGGCCGCGGGACGGGCCACCGGCACGGCCGGCTCCGCCGTCGTCTTCGCCGGACTGACCGTGGTCATCGCGCTCGTCGGCCTCGCCGTCGTCAACATCCCCATGCTCAGCAAGATGGGCTTCGCGGCCGCCGGCACGGTCGCCATCGCCGTCCTCATCGCCCTCACCCTGATCCCGGCCCTGCTCGGCTTCGCCGGCAAGCGGGTGCTGGGCCGCAAGGCCCGGAAGCAGACCGCGCCCGCGGACGACAAGCCCAACATGGGTACCCGCTGGGCCCGGTTCGTGCTGCGCCGCCCGGTCGCCGTGCTGCTCGCCGGTGTCGTGGGCCTCGGTGCCGTGGCCGTGCCGGCCGCGTCGCTGGAGATGGGCCTGCCGGACGACGGCTCCCAGCCCACCAGCACCACCCAGCGCAAGGCGTACGACCTGCTCTCCGAGGGCTTCGGCCCCGGCTTCAACGGTCCGTTGCTCGTCGTCGTCGACGGTGACAAGGCGGCCGCGGACGGCGCGGCGAAGGACATCGCGGGGCTCGACGGCGTCGCGGCCGTCACACCGGCCACGTACAACAAGGCCGGCGACACGGCGATGATCACGGTGATCCCCGAGGACCGGCCCAGTTCCACGGAGACCGAGGACCTCGTCCGCACCATCCGCGACACCACCGGCGACGAGGTGCACGTCACCGGCGCCACCGCGATGAACATCGACTTCTCGCAGCGGATGAACGACGCGCTGGCGCCCTATCTGGCCCTCGTGGTGGGGCTGGCGTTCCTGCTGCTGATGGTGGTCTTCCGGTCCGTCCTGGTGCCCCTGAAGGCGGCGCTCGGATTCCTGCTGTCGGTGGTCGCCGCGCTCGGCGCGGTCGTCGCGGTCTTCCAGTGGGGCTGGCTCGGCTCCCTCTTCGGCGTCGAGCAGACCGGCCCGATCATGTCGATGATGCCGATCTTCATGGTGGGCGTGGTCTTCGGACTCGCCATGGACTACGAGGTGTTCCTGGTGACGCGGATGCGCGAGGCGTTCGTGCACGGCGAGCGGCCGGGTCAGGCGATCGTCACCGGCTTCCGGCACGGGGCCCGGGTGGTCACCGCCGCCGCGGTCATCATGATCGCGGTGTTCGCGGGCTTCATCGGCTCCGGCGAGCAGATGGTGAAGATGATCGGCTTCGGACTCGCGATCGCGGTCTTCTTCGACGCCTTCGTCGTCCGGATGGCGATCGTGCCGGCGGTGCTCGCGCTGCTGGGCGGCAAGGCCTGGTGGCTGCCGCGCTGGCTGGACCGTGTGCTGCCGAGCGTGGACGTCGAGGGCGAGAAGCTGGGCGACGCGGGCGCCCCGGCCGGTGACGGCGGCAAGGAGCGGGAACTCGTCGGCACCTGA
- a CDS encoding TetR/AcrR family transcriptional regulator has product MARSRLTPERAAELYEAVLDLLREVGYDALTMDAVAARTRSSKATLYRQWGSKPELVAMSLRNSKPVDISRIDTGSLRGDFHEMVSQADDGQMERDNALMCGLARAVHENEDLLQALRELFIEPEITGLDVLLQRAVARGEISADNPALKYLSHMLVGAFVAHPLISDEPMGQSVLHEYLDAVVLPALGVPAGGD; this is encoded by the coding sequence ATGGCTCGCAGCAGACTCACGCCCGAGCGCGCGGCCGAGCTGTACGAAGCCGTGCTCGACCTGCTGCGCGAGGTCGGTTACGACGCCCTCACCATGGACGCCGTCGCCGCCCGCACCCGTTCCAGCAAGGCCACCCTCTACCGCCAGTGGGGGAGCAAGCCCGAGCTGGTCGCCATGTCGCTGCGGAACAGCAAACCGGTGGACATCTCCCGGATCGACACCGGCAGTCTGCGCGGCGACTTCCACGAGATGGTGTCCCAGGCCGACGACGGCCAGATGGAGCGGGACAACGCGCTGATGTGCGGCCTCGCCCGGGCGGTCCACGAGAACGAGGACCTGCTGCAGGCGCTGCGCGAGCTGTTCATCGAGCCCGAGATCACCGGGCTCGACGTACTGCTGCAGCGGGCGGTCGCCCGCGGGGAGATCTCCGCGGACAACCCCGCCCTGAAGTACCTGTCGCACATGCTGGTGGGCGCGTTCGTGGCCCATCCGCTGATCAGTGACGAGCCCATGGGGCAGAGCGTCCTGCACGAATACCTGGACGCGGTCGTGCTCCCCGCCCTGGGCGTTCCCGCGGGCGGCGACTGA
- a CDS encoding energy-coupling factor ABC transporter ATP-binding protein, giving the protein MTSPPPAAAVPPSLDVRGLAYAYPDGHQALFGVDLTVGRGERVALLGPNGAGKTTLVLHLNGILTGGAGSVAVAGLPVGRQHMAEVRRKVGIVFQDPDDQLFMPTVREDVAFGPAAAGLRGEDLERRVRTALDRVGMAEYRDRPPHHLSFGQRRRVAVATVLAMEPEILVLDEPSSNLDPASRRELADILRSLDVTVLMVTHDLPYALELCPRSVILSEGVIAADGRTQDLLADPGLMRAHRLELPFGFDPRAVTTGA; this is encoded by the coding sequence ATGACCTCGCCCCCTCCGGCAGCCGCCGTCCCGCCGTCGCTCGACGTACGCGGTCTGGCGTACGCGTACCCCGACGGCCACCAGGCCCTCTTCGGGGTCGACCTCACCGTCGGCCGCGGTGAACGGGTCGCCCTGCTCGGCCCCAACGGCGCCGGGAAGACCACCCTCGTCCTCCACCTCAACGGCATCCTCACCGGCGGCGCCGGCTCGGTCGCCGTCGCCGGGCTGCCGGTCGGCAGGCAGCACATGGCGGAGGTCCGGCGCAAGGTCGGCATCGTCTTCCAGGACCCCGACGACCAGTTGTTCATGCCGACCGTGCGCGAGGACGTCGCCTTCGGCCCGGCGGCCGCCGGGCTCCGCGGGGAGGACCTGGAGAGGCGGGTCCGCACGGCGCTCGACCGGGTGGGGATGGCGGAGTACCGGGACCGGCCGCCGCACCACCTGTCCTTCGGCCAGCGGCGCCGGGTGGCGGTCGCCACCGTCCTCGCCATGGAGCCGGAGATCCTCGTACTCGACGAGCCCTCGTCCAACCTGGACCCGGCCTCCCGGCGCGAACTCGCCGACATCCTGCGCTCCCTGGACGTCACGGTCCTGATGGTCACGCACGACCTGCCGTACGCACTGGAGCTCTGCCCGCGCTCGGTGATCCTCAGCGAGGGCGTCATCGCCGCCGACGGGCGTACCCAGGACCTGCTCGCCGACCCCGGACTCATGCGCGCGCACCGGCTGGAACTGCCTTTCGGCTTCG